From one Lineus longissimus chromosome 3, tnLinLong1.2, whole genome shotgun sequence genomic stretch:
- the LOC135484072 gene encoding alpha-1A adrenergic receptor-like, whose product MLTELMPVTESVSNETVLCNDFGLENCVKTPLYAVPIVIGVVLAITLNLFNIIVMSKINVHLGYRGYFLMNLAVADLLSGVVLSSAIYYSVHQRWPCRKLASDMVGFFTSVVFCESILSLTMVSCERYLSVVWPLHYPRWVNQKSCVIVIVCSWLQSIAIFSMPFLGIGNFSYEWMSYVSHYDFRSSIASASLGIMITVSTVAIVTFCFVRIFLITRHHVRTINAQMSSVPNSTAKRSHLGKGIKMIGVTVLVFALLWFPYVIMETVYAILQVTPSRLADFIGGYLGGCNAFINPLIYYYTSDLYRKKSREFLRRVLCRKALEADNNAALE is encoded by the coding sequence ATGTTGACGGAGTTGATGCCGGTTACTGAGTCTGTTTCAAACGAAACTGTCCTGTGTAACGACTTTGGTCTGGAGAACTGTGTCAAGACGCCATTATATGCTGTTCCGATTGTCATCGGGGTTGTTCTGGCGATCACCTTGAACCTCTTCAACATTATCGTCATGAGTAAGATTAACGTGCATCTTGGCTATCGGGggtatttcttgatgaatctGGCTGTTGCTGACCTCCTGTCTGGAGTCGTGCTTTCAAGTGCCATATACTACAGTGTACATCAAAGATGGCCCTGCCGGAAATTGGCTTCAGACATGGTTGGATTCTTCACTTCTGTTGTGTTTTGTGAATCAATACTCTCTCTGACCATGGTCAGTTGTGAGCGTTATTTATCAGTTGTGTGGCCGTTACATTATCCAAGATGGGTGAACCAAAAGTCGTGTGTAATCGTGATCGTCTGCTCGTGGTTGCAAAGTATTGCAATCTTTTCCATGCCGTTTCTCGGAATTGGTAACTTCAGCTACGAGTGGATGAGTTATGTCAGCCATTACGACTTCAGGAGTTCCATTGCGTCTGCTTCCCTTGGAATCATGATAACCGTATCCACAGTTGCTATTGTTACCTTCTGCTTCGTGAGAATTTTCCTCATCACCAGACACCATGTCAGAACCATCAACGCACAAATGTCGTCTGTTCCGAACTCGACAGCAAAAAGATCTCATCTTGGGAAGGGAATCAAGATGATTGGAGTCACAGTTCTGGTTTTTGCCCTGCTATGGTTCCCATACGTCATTATGGAAACCGTGTATGCCATTCTCCAAGTGACACCGTCTCGTCTTGCCGATTTTATCGGTGGATATCTGGGTGGTTGTAACGCATTCATCAATCCGCTGATCTACTATTACACCAGCGACTTGTACAGAAAGAAAAGTCGGGAATTTCTGCGAAGAGTTCTCTGCAGGAAAGCACTTGAGGCAGACAACAATGCTGCACTTGAGTGA